In Streptomyces hawaiiensis, one genomic interval encodes:
- a CDS encoding RNA 2'-phosphotransferase has translation MDERRTVKVSKYLSKHLRHQPERIGLTLDEAGWVEIDTLIAAAAAHGFRFARDELDQVVATNDKRRFAVEGTRIRASQGHSVEVDLGLAPATPPAYLYHGTVARNLDAIRAEGLRPMNRHAVHLSPDRETATRVGARRGRPVVLGVDAAALHADGHVFHVSANGVWLTQAVPPRYLRFAGPR, from the coding sequence ATGGACGAAAGACGCACCGTGAAGGTGTCGAAGTACCTGTCGAAGCATCTGCGCCACCAGCCGGAGCGGATCGGGCTCACCCTCGACGAGGCCGGCTGGGTGGAGATCGACACCCTCATCGCCGCGGCCGCCGCGCACGGCTTCCGGTTCGCCCGCGACGAGCTGGACCAGGTCGTCGCCACCAACGACAAGCGGCGTTTCGCCGTCGAGGGCACTCGGATCCGCGCCAGTCAGGGCCACAGCGTGGAGGTCGATCTCGGGCTGGCGCCGGCCACCCCGCCCGCGTACCTCTACCACGGCACCGTCGCCCGCAATCTGGACGCGATCCGGGCCGAGGGACTCCGTCCGATGAACCGGCATGCCGTGCATCTCTCGCCCGACCGGGAGACGGCGACCCGTGTCGGAGCTCGCCGGGGGCGGCCGGTCGTGCTCGGAGTGGACGCGGCCGCCCTGCACGCCGACGGCCACGTCTTCCACGTCAGTGCGAACGGGGTGTGGCTCACCCAGGCCGTGCCGCCGCGCTATCTGCGCTTTGCCGGGCCGCGCTGA
- a CDS encoding LLM class flavin-dependent oxidoreductase, whose product MSLRLSTVILPYRRWHEGGRTTWTRAEQLGFHTAYTYDHLSWRTFRDGPWFGAVPTLTAAASVTDRLRLGTLVTSPNFRHPVTLAKELISLDDISGGRVTLGIGAGGSGFDATALGQEPWTPRERADRFAEFVPLLDRLLSEDAVSYEGDFYSAHEAQNIPGCVQRPRLPFAVAATGPRGMRLAARFGQAWVTTGDPKLYESGTPEQSIQAIRGQAERLDDICAEVGRNMTDLDRVLLTGFTPERGGPLQSLNAFVDFAGRHAELGFTEIVIHWPIADSQFAADEKIFEQIAMEAPAQLR is encoded by the coding sequence ATGAGTCTGCGCCTGAGCACCGTGATCCTCCCGTACCGCCGCTGGCACGAAGGCGGCCGCACGACCTGGACACGCGCCGAGCAGCTCGGCTTCCACACCGCGTACACCTACGACCACCTGTCCTGGCGCACCTTCCGGGACGGCCCGTGGTTCGGCGCCGTGCCGACCCTCACCGCCGCCGCGAGCGTCACCGACCGGCTGCGGCTGGGCACCCTGGTGACCTCCCCGAACTTCCGGCACCCCGTGACCCTGGCCAAGGAGCTGATCTCCCTCGACGACATCTCCGGCGGACGGGTCACGCTGGGCATCGGCGCGGGCGGCTCCGGCTTCGACGCCACCGCGCTCGGCCAGGAACCGTGGACACCCCGCGAGCGCGCCGACCGCTTCGCCGAGTTCGTCCCGCTGCTCGACCGGCTGCTCAGCGAGGACGCCGTGTCGTACGAGGGTGACTTCTACTCCGCCCACGAGGCCCAGAACATCCCAGGCTGTGTGCAGCGGCCCCGGCTGCCGTTCGCGGTGGCCGCGACCGGGCCGCGCGGGATGCGGCTCGCCGCACGGTTCGGACAGGCGTGGGTGACCACCGGCGACCCCAAGCTGTACGAGAGCGGCACGCCTGAACAGTCGATTCAGGCCATTCGCGGGCAGGCGGAGAGGCTCGACGACATCTGCGCCGAGGTCGGCCGGAACATGACCGACCTCGACCGGGTCCTGCTCACCGGCTTCACGCCGGAGCGCGGCGGCCCGCTCCAGTCGCTGAACGCGTTCGTGGACTTCGCCGGGCGGCATGCGGAGCTGGGCTTCACGGAGATCGTGATCCACTGGCCGATCGCCGATTCACAGTTCGCGGCGGACGAGAAGATCTTCGAGCAGATCGCGATGGAGGCGCCGGCGCAGCTGCGCTGA
- a CDS encoding Cof-type HAD-IIB family hydrolase — MTSATRQPETAAETLPPRLIATDLDGTLLRDDKSVSPRTVAALAAAEEAGIEVFFVTGRPARWMDVVSDHVHGHGLAICGNGAAVVDLHGGPGAHRFVKVRELARENALDAVRLLRDAAPGTVYAVEQTYGFYQEPAYPKLHMEIPDSLAPAEELLGPDHPAAAEPVLKILAYHPEIDPDAFLTLARLAIGDRADVTRSSPSALLEISGPGVSKASTLALCCAERGISHEQVVAFGDMPNDVEMLTWAGRSYAMGNAHPDVIAAASGQTVANNEDGVAVVIEQLLTELP; from the coding sequence GTGACCTCAGCGACCCGACAGCCCGAGACCGCGGCCGAGACCCTCCCGCCGCGGCTGATCGCCACCGACCTCGACGGCACCCTGCTGCGCGACGACAAGTCGGTGTCCCCGCGTACGGTCGCCGCGCTGGCCGCCGCCGAGGAGGCGGGCATCGAGGTCTTCTTCGTCACCGGCCGCCCGGCCCGCTGGATGGACGTCGTCAGCGACCACGTGCACGGCCACGGCCTGGCCATCTGCGGCAATGGCGCCGCCGTGGTCGACCTGCACGGCGGCCCGGGCGCCCACCGGTTCGTGAAGGTACGGGAGCTGGCACGGGAGAACGCCCTGGACGCCGTACGGCTGCTGCGCGACGCGGCACCGGGGACGGTATACGCGGTGGAGCAGACGTACGGCTTCTACCAGGAGCCGGCGTACCCGAAGCTGCACATGGAGATACCGGACAGCCTCGCCCCGGCCGAGGAACTCCTGGGCCCGGACCACCCGGCCGCCGCGGAGCCGGTGCTGAAGATCCTCGCCTACCACCCCGAGATCGACCCCGACGCCTTCCTGACCCTGGCCCGCCTCGCCATCGGCGACCGCGCCGACGTCACCCGATCCAGCCCCAGCGCCCTGCTGGAGATCAGCGGCCCGGGAGTGTCCAAGGCCAGCACCCTCGCCCTGTGCTGCGCCGAACGCGGCATCTCGCACGAGCAGGTCGTCGCCTTCGGGGACATGCCCAACGACGTGGAGATGCTGACCTGGGCGGGCCGGTCGTACGCGATGGGCAACGCCCACCCGGACGTGATCGCCGCCGCCTCGGGGCAGACGGTCGCCAACAACGAGGACGGGGTCGCGGTCGTGATCGAGCAGCTGCTCACGGAACTGCCGTAG
- a CDS encoding M23 family metallopeptidase, with protein sequence MRSYRRHRLLIPVLLCTLAVLAARPTAAHKEPGSGTGSGADPGLSAEVVRLYEEAAVATQQYEAGRKEAEEQRAEAQRAEALLDAQRRHIAALHEDLGRIARAQYRSSGGLPVAAHMILADSPDGLMRGQHAFSQADLAVNNAISKNRRAEARLAADEARAADRWQALEKRNAQLAGLKADIEQKLETARSQLQGQADAAVSAGACRGAVRLDQAETGFTEGEWVAPVETYELSASYGSGGERWSNRHTGQDFAVPIGTPVRAVGAGRVVKVSCGGAFGMEIVLKHAGGYYTQYAHLASLAVDQGEHVSPGQWIGQSGTTGNSTGPHLHFETRVTPESGSAVDPVSWLAARGVSL encoded by the coding sequence ATGCGCTCATATCGCCGCCATCGGCTGCTGATTCCGGTCCTGCTGTGCACGCTGGCCGTGCTCGCGGCCCGGCCGACGGCGGCGCACAAGGAACCCGGGAGCGGCACCGGGTCCGGCGCGGACCCAGGCCTCAGCGCCGAGGTGGTGCGGCTGTACGAGGAGGCCGCGGTGGCGACGCAGCAGTACGAGGCCGGCCGCAAGGAGGCCGAGGAGCAGCGGGCCGAAGCCCAGCGGGCGGAGGCACTTCTGGACGCGCAGCGGCGGCACATCGCCGCCCTGCACGAGGACCTGGGCCGGATCGCGCGGGCCCAGTACCGCAGCAGCGGTGGCCTGCCGGTGGCCGCGCACATGATCCTCGCCGACAGCCCCGACGGCCTGATGCGAGGTCAGCACGCCTTCTCCCAGGCCGATCTCGCCGTGAACAACGCGATCTCCAAGAACCGGCGCGCCGAGGCCCGGCTCGCGGCGGACGAGGCCAGGGCCGCGGACCGGTGGCAGGCGCTGGAGAAACGCAACGCCCAACTCGCCGGTCTGAAGGCGGACATCGAGCAGAAGCTGGAGACGGCCCGCTCGCAGCTCCAGGGGCAGGCGGACGCCGCGGTCTCCGCCGGCGCGTGTCGCGGAGCCGTCCGGCTCGATCAGGCGGAGACGGGGTTCACCGAGGGCGAGTGGGTCGCGCCGGTCGAGACGTACGAGCTGTCCGCGTCCTACGGCAGCGGCGGTGAGCGGTGGTCGAACCGGCACACCGGGCAGGACTTCGCGGTGCCGATCGGCACGCCGGTGCGGGCCGTGGGCGCGGGCCGGGTGGTGAAGGTGTCCTGCGGCGGTGCCTTCGGCATGGAGATCGTGCTCAAGCACGCGGGCGGGTATTACACGCAGTACGCCCATCTCGCTTCCCTCGCGGTCGACCAGGGGGAGCACGTCAGCCCGGGCCAGTGGATCGGGCAGTCGGGCACCACGGGCAACTCCACCGGGCCTCACCTGCACTTCGAGACCCGGGTCACACCGGAGTCGGGCTCGGCGGTGGACCCGGTGTCGTGGCTGGCGGCGCGCGGGGTGTCCCTGTGA
- the cydD gene encoding thiol reductant ABC exporter subunit CydD: MKPIDPRLLRYARATRLFLVAVVALGAVGAGLVIAQAMLIAEVVVGAFQHRMAVSELRAPLLLLTVVAVGRALVGWLTELAAHRASAAVKSELRGQLLERSAELGPGWLSGQRTGSLVALATRGVDALDDYFSRYLPQLGLAVVVPVAVLARIVTEDWVSAAIIVGTLPLIPVFMVLIGWATQSRMDRQWRLLSRLSGHFLDVVAGLPTLKVFGRAKAQAESIRRITGEYRRATMRTLRIAFISSFALELLATISVALVAVTIGMRLVHGEMDLYIGLVILILAPEAYLPLRQVGAQYHAAAEGLAAAEEIFEVLETPVLASGSEAVPEGALSFESVTVRYPGRSAAAVSSVSFGIEPGETVALVGPSGAGKSTLLSVLLGFVRPAEGRVRVGGVDLADADLEQWRSRIAWVPQRPHLYAGTIAENVRLARPDADDDAVRQALRDAGALEFVDALPEGAETVLGEDGAGLSAGQRQRLALARAFLADRPVLLLDEPTAALDGATEAEVVAAVRRLAAGRTVLLVVHRPALLEVADRVVRLAEPETTAALPVATVARGAGTRSVEVEPPTPAESVEQSASGGALARVRAMSGARRGRLGLALLLGSLALGSAVGLMATSGWLISRASQQPPVLYLMMAVTATRAFGIGRAVFRYAERLVSHDAVLRMLADTRVAVFRRLERLAPAGLRRVRRGDLLSRLVADVDALQDYWLRWLLPAGSAVVVSAASVGFTAWLLPEAGAVLAAGLLAAGVGVPLITGAVARRAEHRLAPARGVLATRVADLLTGTAELTVAGALPARTAQAREADGVLTRIASRAATATALGDGLTALISGLTVTAAALAGAQAVAAGRLDGVTMAVVVLTPLAAFEAVLGLPLAVQYRQRVRRSAERVYEVLDAPEPVREPERPRQAPASPFPVVVRGLTARYAGQDRNALAGLELTLGEGRRIAVVGPSGSGKTTLAQVLLRFLDAEAGSYSLAGVDAYALHSDDVRGLVGLCAQDAHLFDSSLRENLLLARKDATEDHLRAALGRARLLDWADGLPDGLDTLVGEHGARLSGGQRQRLALARALLADFPVLVLDEPAEHLDLPTADALTADLLAATEGRTTLLITHRLAGLEAVDEVLVLDRGRVVQRGPYAELLATDGPLRAMAEREAASESLVGAR, encoded by the coding sequence GTGAAACCAATCGATCCGCGTCTGCTCCGGTACGCCCGCGCCACCCGCCTCTTCCTGGTGGCGGTCGTGGCCCTGGGGGCCGTGGGGGCGGGACTGGTCATCGCGCAGGCGATGCTCATCGCCGAGGTGGTGGTCGGTGCGTTCCAGCACCGCATGGCGGTGTCCGAACTCCGCGCTCCCCTGCTGTTGTTGACCGTGGTCGCGGTCGGCCGGGCGCTGGTCGGCTGGCTCACCGAGCTGGCCGCCCACCGGGCCAGTGCGGCGGTGAAGTCCGAGCTGCGGGGGCAGCTGCTCGAGCGATCCGCTGAGCTGGGACCGGGCTGGCTGAGCGGGCAGCGGACCGGTTCGCTGGTCGCCCTGGCCACCCGGGGAGTCGACGCCCTCGACGACTACTTCTCGCGCTACCTGCCGCAGTTGGGTCTCGCGGTGGTCGTGCCCGTGGCGGTGCTGGCGCGGATCGTCACCGAGGACTGGGTCTCCGCGGCCATCATCGTGGGCACCCTCCCCCTCATCCCGGTCTTCATGGTGCTGATCGGCTGGGCCACCCAGTCCCGGATGGACCGTCAGTGGCGGCTGCTGTCACGGCTGTCCGGGCACTTCCTGGACGTCGTCGCGGGGCTGCCGACGCTGAAGGTGTTCGGGCGGGCCAAGGCGCAGGCCGAGTCGATCCGGCGGATCACCGGCGAGTACCGGCGGGCGACCATGCGGACGCTGCGGATCGCCTTCATCTCCTCCTTCGCGCTGGAACTGCTCGCGACGATCTCGGTGGCTCTGGTCGCCGTGACGATCGGCATGCGGCTGGTGCACGGAGAGATGGACCTGTACATCGGCCTCGTCATCCTGATCCTCGCGCCCGAGGCGTATCTGCCCTTGCGGCAGGTGGGGGCTCAGTACCACGCGGCGGCGGAGGGGCTCGCGGCGGCCGAGGAGATTTTCGAGGTCCTGGAGACGCCCGTCCTGGCGTCCGGTTCCGAGGCCGTGCCGGAGGGTGCGCTGTCGTTCGAGAGCGTGACCGTCCGGTACCCGGGGCGGTCGGCGGCCGCCGTCTCGAGCGTGTCCTTCGGCATCGAGCCCGGGGAGACGGTCGCCCTGGTGGGGCCGAGCGGCGCCGGCAAGTCGACGCTGCTGAGCGTTCTGCTGGGGTTCGTGCGACCGGCCGAGGGGCGGGTGCGGGTCGGGGGAGTCGATCTCGCCGACGCCGACCTGGAGCAGTGGCGTTCCCGGATCGCGTGGGTGCCGCAGCGGCCGCATCTGTACGCCGGGACGATCGCTGAGAACGTACGGCTGGCCCGGCCCGACGCCGACGACGACGCCGTGCGGCAGGCGCTGCGGGACGCCGGGGCACTGGAGTTCGTCGACGCGCTGCCCGAGGGCGCGGAGACCGTGCTCGGCGAGGACGGCGCCGGGCTGTCCGCCGGGCAGCGGCAGCGGCTCGCGCTGGCCCGGGCGTTCCTCGCGGACCGGCCCGTGCTGCTGCTCGACGAGCCGACGGCGGCGCTGGACGGGGCCACCGAGGCCGAGGTCGTTGCGGCGGTGCGGCGTCTCGCGGCCGGCCGGACGGTGCTGCTGGTGGTGCACCGGCCGGCGCTGCTGGAGGTCGCGGACCGGGTCGTGCGGCTGGCGGAGCCCGAGACCACCGCTGCCCTGCCAGTGGCGACCGTGGCCCGGGGGGCCGGGACACGGTCCGTCGAGGTCGAGCCGCCCACCCCGGCCGAGTCCGTGGAGCAGTCGGCTTCAGGCGGTGCCCTCGCCCGCGTCCGCGCCATGTCCGGCGCCCGGCGCGGACGACTGGGACTCGCACTGCTGCTCGGGAGTCTCGCGCTGGGGAGCGCCGTGGGGCTCATGGCCACCTCCGGGTGGCTGATCTCGCGGGCCTCGCAGCAGCCGCCCGTGCTGTATCTGATGATGGCCGTCACGGCGACGCGTGCGTTCGGGATCGGGCGGGCCGTGTTCCGGTACGCCGAGCGGCTGGTGTCCCACGACGCCGTGCTGCGGATGCTGGCGGACACCCGGGTCGCGGTGTTCCGCAGGCTGGAGCGGCTGGCGCCGGCCGGGCTGCGCCGGGTCCGCCGAGGTGATCTGCTTTCCCGGCTGGTCGCGGACGTGGACGCGCTGCAGGACTACTGGCTGCGGTGGCTGCTGCCGGCCGGGTCGGCCGTCGTCGTGTCGGCCGCGTCGGTCGGCTTCACGGCATGGCTGCTGCCCGAGGCCGGGGCGGTGCTCGCGGCCGGGCTCCTGGCGGCGGGGGTGGGCGTGCCGCTGATCACCGGCGCCGTGGCCCGGCGGGCCGAGCACAGGCTGGCGCCCGCCCGTGGGGTGCTCGCGACGCGGGTGGCCGACCTGCTCACCGGCACCGCGGAACTGACCGTCGCCGGTGCCCTGCCCGCGCGGACCGCTCAGGCCCGCGAGGCCGACGGGGTGCTCACCCGGATCGCCTCGCGCGCCGCCACCGCCACGGCTCTGGGTGACGGTCTCACCGCGCTGATCTCCGGACTGACCGTCACGGCCGCCGCCCTGGCCGGCGCGCAGGCGGTCGCCGCCGGGCGACTCGACGGTGTGACCATGGCCGTCGTCGTCCTGACCCCGCTAGCCGCCTTCGAGGCCGTGCTCGGGTTGCCGCTCGCCGTGCAGTACCGGCAGCGCGTGCGCCGGAGCGCGGAGCGGGTGTACGAGGTGCTGGACGCCCCGGAGCCCGTGAGGGAACCGGAGCGGCCCCGGCAGGCGCCCGCGTCACCGTTCCCGGTCGTGGTCAGGGGGCTGACCGCCCGGTACGCCGGGCAGGACCGGAACGCGCTCGCCGGGCTCGAGCTGACCCTCGGGGAGGGCCGCCGGATCGCCGTGGTCGGGCCCTCCGGCTCCGGCAAGACCACGCTGGCGCAGGTGCTGCTGCGGTTCCTCGACGCGGAGGCGGGTTCGTACTCGCTGGCGGGCGTGGACGCGTACGCGCTGCACAGCGACGACGTACGGGGACTCGTCGGGTTGTGTGCGCAGGACGCGCACCTCTTCGACAGCTCGCTGCGCGAGAACCTGCTGCTCGCCAGGAAGGACGCCACCGAGGATCACCTGCGGGCCGCGCTCGGCCGTGCCCGGCTGCTGGACTGGGCCGACGGCCTGCCCGACGGGCTCGACACGCTCGTCGGCGAGCACGGGGCGCGGCTGTCGGGAGGCCAGCGGCAGCGGCTCGCGCTGGCCCGGGCACTCCTGGCGGACTTCCCCGTCCTGGTGCTGGACGAGCCCGCCGAGCACCTCGACCTGCCGACCGCCGACGCGCTCACCGCCGATCTGCTGGCCGCCACCGAGGGCCGGACGACGCTGCTCATCACGCACCGGCTGGCGGGCCTCGAAGCGGTCGACGAGGTGCTCGTGCTGGACCGGGGACGGGTCGTGCAGCGCGGTCCCTACGCGGAGCTGCTGGCGACGGACGGACCGCTGCGCGCGATGGCCGAGCGGGAGGCGGCGTCGGAGTCGCTGGTGGGAGCGCGGTAG
- the cydB gene encoding cytochrome d ubiquinol oxidase subunit II has translation MELHDVWFVLIAVLWTGYFFLEGFDFGVGVLTKLLARNRPEKRVLINTIGPVWDGNEVWLLSAAGATFAAFPEWYATLFSGFYLPLLLILVCLILRGVAFEYRVKRPEENWQRNWETVIFWASLLPAFLWGMAFGNIVRGVKIDQDFNYAGGVLDLLNPYALLGGLVTLALFTFHGTVFVGLKTVGEIRERARKLALRVGLVTALLALAFLLWTQADRGDGSSLVAMVAAVASLLVALVAARAGREGWAFALSGLTIVATVAMLFLTLFPNVMPSTLNPDWSLTVTNASSSPYTLKIMTWCAGIATPVVLLYQGWTYWVFRKRIGTQHITETAH, from the coding sequence ATGGAACTGCACGACGTCTGGTTCGTCCTGATCGCCGTCCTGTGGACCGGCTACTTCTTCCTGGAGGGCTTCGACTTCGGGGTCGGGGTGCTCACGAAGCTGCTCGCCCGCAACCGGCCCGAGAAGCGGGTGCTGATCAACACCATCGGCCCCGTCTGGGACGGCAACGAGGTGTGGCTGCTCTCGGCGGCCGGCGCGACCTTCGCCGCCTTCCCCGAGTGGTACGCAACGCTCTTCTCGGGCTTCTACCTCCCCCTGCTGCTCATCCTGGTCTGCCTGATCCTCCGGGGCGTGGCCTTCGAGTACCGCGTGAAGCGGCCGGAGGAGAACTGGCAGCGCAACTGGGAGACGGTGATCTTCTGGGCCTCGCTGCTGCCCGCCTTCCTGTGGGGCATGGCCTTCGGCAACATCGTGCGAGGCGTGAAGATCGACCAGGACTTCAACTACGCGGGCGGCGTCCTGGACCTGCTCAACCCGTACGCGCTGCTGGGCGGTCTGGTCACGCTGGCGCTGTTCACCTTCCACGGAACGGTGTTCGTCGGGCTCAAGACCGTCGGCGAGATCCGGGAGCGGGCGCGGAAGCTGGCGCTGCGCGTCGGACTGGTGACCGCCCTGCTGGCGCTCGCCTTCCTGCTGTGGACGCAGGCCGACCGGGGTGACGGTTCGTCGCTCGTGGCGATGGTCGCGGCCGTGGCGTCGCTCCTCGTGGCCCTGGTCGCGGCACGGGCCGGGCGCGAGGGCTGGGCGTTCGCCCTGTCGGGTCTCACCATCGTGGCCACGGTGGCGATGCTCTTCCTGACGCTCTTCCCGAACGTCATGCCGTCGACGCTGAACCCGGACTGGAGCCTGACGGTCACCAACGCCTCGTCCAGCCCGTACACACTGAAGATCATGACCTGGTGTGCCGGGATCGCCACCCCCGTCGTCCTGCTCTACCAGGGCTGGACGTACTGGGTCTTCCGCAAGCGGATCGGTACACAGCACATCACCGAGACCGCGCACTGA
- a CDS encoding cytochrome ubiquinol oxidase subunit I has translation MDLALAPETLARWQFGITTVYHFLFVPLTISLAALTAGLQTAWVRTEKEKYLQATKFWGKLFLINIAMGVVTGIVQEFQFGMNWSDYSRFVGDVFGAPLAFEALIAFFFESTFIGLWIFGWDKLPKKIHLACIWMVSIGTILSAYFILAANSWMQHPVGYRINEAKGRAELTDFWLVLTQNTALAQVFHTLTAAFLTGGAFMVGIAAFHLVRKKHIPVMKTSLRLGLVTVVIGGLLTAISGDVLGKIMYQQQPMKMAAAEALWDGEKPAPFSVFAVGDVDKGHNKVAIEIPGLLSFLAKDDFTSYVPGINDINKAEQEKYGPGDYRPNIPVAYWGFRWMIGFGMTSFAIGLAGLWLTRKKFMLPQHLRVGDDEVPHLVLLPKKALGPTLTKWYWRIAILTLGFPLIASSWGWIFTEMGRQPWVVYGLFQTRDAVSPGVSQAEIITSMIVFTTLYATLAVVEVKLLAKYVKAGPPELTEADLNPPTKIGGDSRDADKPMAFSY, from the coding sequence GCGCACGGAGAAGGAGAAGTACCTCCAGGCGACCAAGTTCTGGGGCAAGCTCTTCCTGATCAACATCGCGATGGGCGTGGTCACCGGCATCGTGCAGGAGTTCCAGTTCGGCATGAACTGGTCGGACTACTCACGCTTCGTCGGTGACGTCTTCGGTGCGCCGCTGGCCTTCGAGGCTCTGATCGCCTTCTTCTTCGAGTCGACCTTCATCGGCCTGTGGATCTTCGGCTGGGACAAGCTGCCGAAGAAGATCCACCTGGCGTGTATATGGATGGTCTCGATCGGCACGATCCTGTCGGCCTACTTCATCCTCGCGGCCAACTCCTGGATGCAGCACCCGGTCGGCTACCGGATCAACGAGGCGAAGGGCCGGGCCGAGCTCACGGACTTCTGGCTGGTTCTGACCCAGAACACCGCGCTCGCCCAGGTCTTCCACACGCTCACCGCGGCCTTCCTGACCGGCGGGGCCTTCATGGTCGGCATCGCCGCCTTCCACCTGGTCCGCAAGAAGCACATCCCCGTGATGAAGACCTCGCTGCGGCTGGGCCTCGTCACTGTCGTCATCGGCGGCCTCCTCACCGCGATCAGCGGCGACGTCCTCGGCAAGATCATGTACCAGCAGCAGCCGATGAAGATGGCTGCGGCCGAGGCGCTGTGGGACGGCGAGAAGCCGGCTCCCTTCTCGGTCTTCGCGGTCGGCGACGTCGACAAGGGCCACAACAAGGTCGCCATCGAGATCCCCGGCCTGCTGTCCTTCCTGGCGAAGGACGACTTCACCTCGTACGTGCCCGGCATCAACGACATCAACAAGGCCGAGCAGGAGAAGTACGGGCCCGGTGACTACCGGCCCAACATCCCCGTCGCCTACTGGGGCTTCCGGTGGATGATCGGCTTCGGCATGACGTCGTTCGCCATCGGCCTGGCCGGGCTGTGGCTCACCCGCAAGAAGTTCATGCTGCCGCAGCACCTGAGGGTGGGCGACGACGAGGTGCCGCACCTCGTGCTGCTGCCGAAGAAGGCGCTCGGCCCGACCCTCACCAAGTGGTACTGGCGCATCGCGATCCTCACCCTGGGCTTCCCGCTGATCGCCAGCTCCTGGGGCTGGATCTTCACCGAGATGGGCCGCCAGCCGTGGGTTGTCTACGGCCTGTTCCAGACGCGTGACGCGGTCTCCCCCGGTGTGTCCCAGGCCGAGATCATCACCTCGATGATCGTCTTCACCACGCTGTACGCGACCCTCGCCGTCGTCGAGGTCAAGCTGCTGGCCAAGTACGTCAAGGCGGGCCCGCCGGAGCTCACCGAGGCCGACCTCAACCCGCCCACGAAGATCGGCGGCGACTCCCGTGACGCCGACAAGCCGATGGCCTTCTCGTACTAG